From one Neovison vison isolate M4711 chromosome 1, ASM_NN_V1, whole genome shotgun sequence genomic stretch:
- the LOC122915507 gene encoding immunity-related GTPase family M protein 1-like, with translation MKPSLKSCEVTPLLSDVIQPTHSLHTPLLASSTSDKPYNMGWSVLPKEVAINVEKALEGGKLLDVASVVKETLKTASSAPVNIAVTGDSGNGMSSFINALRGIGQEEEDYAPTGVVRTTQIPTRYFSSHFPNVVLWDLPGIGADTQCLGNYLQEIQFSLYDLVIIIASEQFSMNLVKLAKVIRDLGKKFYIVWTKLDRDINTSAHLKERLMKNIQKNIQENLQKEGVCEPNIFLVSNFDPLLHDFPKLRSTLHRDISDTRYHGPLENLSHTYKKAINDKVITCRKKIASKSFDTLGIWNADDLEQSLKAYRLLFGIDDESLQELAQSMGKSIEEYRALMRSQDLNTVLRGDWLFSCMNCNVVSCLCLILRCIPLLGGFVFNSLRKWKHRCLLEIVANDTKDILKKILTDSII, from the exons ATGAAGCCCTCCCTGAAGTCCTGTGAG GTCACTCCATTGCTCAGTGATGTGATACAGCCCACCCACTCTCTTCACACCCCATTACTTGCATCCTCCACCTCTGATAAGCCATACAATATGGGCTGGAGTGTCCTACCTAAGGAGGTTGCCATAAATGTGGAAAAGGCCTTGGAAGGAGGGAAGTTGCTGGATGTAGCCTCTGTGGTCAAGGAGACCCTGAAGACAGCATCCAGTGCCCCAGTGAACATTGCAGTGACTGGGGACTCTGGCAATGGCATGTCCTCCTTCATTAATGCACTGCGGGGAattgggcaggaggaggaggactaCGCTCCCACTGGGGTGGTGAGGACCACCCAGATTCCCACTCGTTACTTTTCCTCCCACTTTCCCAATGTGGTGTTGTGGGACCTACCTGGAATAGGGGCAGATACCCAATGCCTGGGGAACTATCTGCAGGAGATACAGTTTAGTCTGTATGACCTTGTCATCATCATTGCATCAGAACAGTTCAGCATGAATCTCGTGAAGCTTGCAAAAGTCATCCGGGACCTGGGAAAGAAGTTCTATATAGTCTGGACCAAGCTGGACAGGGACATCAACACAAGTGCCCACTTGAAGGAACGACTCATGAAGAATATTCAGAAGAATATCCAGGAAAATCTCCAAAAAGAGGGAGTATGTGAACCCAATATATTCCTGGTCTCTAACTTTGACCCCTTATTGCATGACTTCCCTAAGCTTAGGAGCACCTTGCACAGGGACATTTCTGACACCAGGTACCATGGTCCCCTAGAAAATCTCTCCCACACTTATAAGAAGGCCATTAATGACAAAGTGATCACTTGCAGGAAGAAAATAGCCTCAAAGTCTTTTGACACCCTTGGTATCTGGAATGCAGATGATCTGGAGCAAAGTCTGAAGGCCTACCGCTTGCTCTTTGGTATAGATGATGAATCCCTCCAGGAGCTGGCTCAGAGTATGGGGAAGTCCATAGAGGAGTACAGGGCCCTTATGAGGTCTCAAGATCTAAATACTGTCCTCAGAGGGGACTGGCTATTTTCTTGCATGAATTGTAATGTAGTCTCTTGCCTGTGTTTAATTCTGAGATGTATCCCACTGTTAGGCGGCTTTGTTTTCAACTCCCTTAGAAAGTGGAAACACAGATGCCTCCTTGAAATAGTTGCCAACGACACCAAGGACATCCTGAAGAAAATCCTGACAGACTCCATCATCTGA